CCCGGCCATCCTGGTCGTCGTCACCCTGATCCTCATGGCGCTGCTGCAATCCGTCACCGCCGCAATGCTGCTCGTCGCGGTCAACGTGCTGACCTTCGCCGCGACCCTCGGGATCTCGGCGGTGCTCTTCACCCAGGTCCTGGGCCAGCCGGGAGCCGACCCGTCGACGCCGGTCCTCGGCTTCGTCTTCCTCGTCGCGCTCGCCGTCGACTACTCGATCTTCCTCATGACGAGGGCGCGCGAGGAGTCCCTGCAGGTCGGGACGCGGCGCGGCATCCGTCGCGCGGTGGCCGTCACTGGCGGCGTCATCACGAGCGCGGGCGTCGTGCTGGCCGCGACCTTCTCGGCGTTGTGGGTGATCCCGCTGCTCTTCCTCGCGCAGATCGCCTTCATCGTCGCCTTCGGCGTGCTGCTCGACACGATCGTCACCCGCTCGATCCTCGTGCCGGCGATCGCCGCCGACCTGGGCAACCGCATCTGGTGGCCGTGGGCCGGGCAGATGGCTCCTGACGACGAGGTGGCCGATGACGCGGTGACGGGGCGCGAGGACTGAGGGTACCCCTTCGCCCCGCCCCCGCCCCCGCCCCCGCCCGCCGGCTGAGTGGAGGTAAACACGCGGGTAAATCGCCCGCGTGTCCGAGTCCACCCGGCGATCACCTCCACCGGCGGTGACGATCCGGCCAGGATCGGGGGGAACGAGGGCCGAGGTGTGTGCTCCCTCCGTCCGTGACTCACGGGATGAATCTGATTCACCGCATGAGTCACGGACGGAGCGAGCAGACAGACCCTCCGTAGTGCCCAGCACGTTGCCGCACAACGCCTCGGGTGGATGCCAACTCGCCGATGAATCGTCCGCGCGCATACCTCCACCCGGGCGCGGGGTGCGTGGCCCCGGCTCAGTCCAGCAGGTCGACCAGCTGAGGCGCGACGCCGATGTAGGTGGCGGGGGTCATCGCGGCGACGCGCTCCTCGACATCTGTGGGCAGGCCGAGGCCCTTGACGAACTCGACGAGCTCGGGCTGACCGATGCGACGGCCGCGGGTGAGCTCCTTGAGCCGCTCGTAGGGCTCGTCCATGCCCTCGACACCGCGGGCACCGAGCGCGCGCATGACCGACTGGATCGGCTCGCCGAGCACCTCCCAGTTGCCGTCGAGGTCGGCAGCCATCGCCGCGGGGACCGCGTCGAGACCGGCGAGCCCACGACCCGCGTTGTCGATCGCGAGCAGCGAGTGACCCAGGGCGGTGCCGATGTTGCGCTGCATCGAGCTGTCCGTGAGGTCGCGCTGCAGGCGTGAGGTGACGAGCGTCGAGGCGAGGACGTCGAGGAGGGCATTGCTGACCTCGAGGTTGGCCTCCGCGTTTTCAAACCGGATCGGGTTGACCTTGTGCGGCATGGTGCTTGACCCGACGGTGCCCTGACCGCGGACCTGGGCGAAGTAGCCCATTGAGATGTACGACCACAGGTCGGTGCACAGGTTGTGCAGTACGCGGTTGTAGCGCGCGATGTCGGCGTAGATCTCCGCCTGCCAGTCGTGCGACTCGATCTGCGTGGTGAGCGGGTTCCACGTGAGGCCCAGGCCTTCGACAAAGGTGCGCGAGACCTCGACCCAGTCGGCCTCGGGGACGGCCGCGAGGTGTGCACCAAAGGTGCCGGTCGCGCCGTTGAGCTTGCCGAGGTACTCGTCGTTCTGGATGCGACGCAGCTGGCGCATGAGGCGGTGGGCGAGGACCGCGAGCTCCTTGCCCATGGTCGTCGGCGTCGCCGGCTGACCGTGGGTGTGGGCGAGCAGCGGCACCTCGCGCAGCTCGTCGGCCATCGTCGCGACGGCCTCGGCGAGCGCGTCGGCGCGGGGGAGCCAGACATCCTCGACGGCCCCCTGGACCATGAGGGCGTAGGCGAGGTTGTTGATGTCCTCGCTGGTGCAGCAGAAGTGGATCAGCTCGGACAGGCCCGCGTCCTCGGGTGCCGGCGCGATCTTGCGCAGCCGCTCCTTGAGGTAGTACTCGACGGCCTTGACGTCGTGCTGCGTGACCTTTTCCGTGGCCCCCAGCTCCGCGATGTCCTCGGGGCCGAAGTCCTGGACGACCTGGCGCAGCTCGGCCTGCTCGGTCTCGGTGAGCTGCCGCACGCCCGGCACGACCTGCTGGGTCGTCAGGTGGATCAGCCACTCGACCTCGACGTGCACCCGCATGCGGTTGAGCGCAGGCTCACTCAGGTGGTCGATGAGCGGTGAGACGGCGGGACGGTAGCGACCGTCGAGCGCGCCGAGGGCGATCTGGGGCGTGGCGTCAGCGAGGCTCTGCATGGGCACATCCTCCCATCACGCGAAGGGAGGTCCCTCCCGTGTCCGGGGTGGCCCACGCCCCCTTCGCCCTGGCCGGGCGCAGACGCCGTGGCCTACTCCACCAGGTGGCGTCGGACGTGCTCCACGATGCCGTCGGCGGCCGCGATGATCTCGGCATAGGTCTGGTCGAAGGACGAGTCGTCGCCGTACCAGGGGTCGTCGATCGCGAGGGCATCGCCCTTGAGCCCGGCCGGGTCGAAGGAGCGGATCATCCGCACGAGGTCCTTGGCCTCGTCGGTGCCAGCGAGCCGACGCAGCACCGTGTGGTGCCCGTGGTCGGCGGCCAGGACGAGGTCGCGGTCGTCGAACCACCGCTTGTCGAAGACTCGCGCCTGGTGACCCGAGTAGTCGCCGATGTGCCCGTGGCGCTGCATCGCGGCGATCGTCCGGTCGTCGGCCGGGTTGCCTTCCTCCCACGCGGTGGTGCCGGCGGAGTCGATGACCACCCGGTCACCGAGGCCCGCCGCGTCGAACCGCTCGCGCAGCACCCACTCGGCCATGGGGGAGCGGCAGATGTTGCCGGTGCACACCACCGTGATCCGATATGTCATTGCGCCATCGTCTCCCACGTGTCCGAGGAGAAGCCGAGAGCAGCCTGTGACTCCAGTGACGACGGGTCGTCGCTCGCGAGGTCGGCGGGCAGCACGGCGAGCAGCGGCGCGCCCGCGGCAGCGGTCAGCCCGGCCCGGCTCGTCGCCTCGCCGACCGCCTGCGCAGCGCGGATGACGACGACTCCGATGACGGGCAGCTCGCGTCGGGCCAGGGCCTCGGCGTTGAGCGCCAGCGCATTGGGTGCCGCACGCCCGCCCGTCGTGACGAGGACCTCCCCGGTGGAGACCCCCTTGTAGCGAAGGGCGGTGCCCACGTCCGCGAGCGTCCCACCTCGCTCGTCGAGCGGGTCGAGCAACCCGCAGGCGGCGTCGATCACGAGCACGTCATGGTCGCCCGCGACGGCGGTCACGGCTTGGCGCACGGCAGGTCCGTCGCCGGCGGCGAGCCGCAGCGAACCGACCGCGGTGCCGGTGGCGGCGAGCACCGAGGTCAGCGCTGTCGCAGCGAGGCGGGCATCGGCCCCGTCAGCGTCGACGACGAGCACGACGCGGGGGAGCGAGAGCTCCTCGAGGGTGCTCACAGGCCCACCGCCCGCCGCAGCTGGGCGCCGCTCCAGCGCTGCCGGTCGGCTCCCGCCGCCTCGGCCTCGCGCACGAGCTCGACGATCCGCGCACAGACGGGTGCCGGGACACCGTGGTCCCCGGCGAAGTGGACGACCGCACCCTGCAGCTCGTCGATCTCGGTCGTCCTCCCGGCGTCGAGGTCGTCGGCCATCGAGGAGCGGGCGGTCGGCGAGACCTTGAGCGCGGAGCGGGAGAGGTTGGCGAAGACCGGGGTGGGCGAGCGCAGCAGGGTGGGCATCGCGGCCGCGGGTAGCGGCGTGAGCCGGGCGGGAGTGATCGAGAGTCGTCGCGCCAGGGCGAGCGCCTCCTCCTGGCAGGCTGCCAGGACCACCCGGCAGTCCCGGTCGCGCAGCTCGACCGCCAGCGGCAGGCCGGTCAGGGCGTTGATCGCGTTGTTGAGGTTGAGCAGCAGCTTGCCGAAGAGGACCGCCCGCATGTCCGGCTCGACGTCGAGCTGCAGGCCGCCGCCCTGGGCGGCGCGGACCAGCGGGTCGACCCGCGGGTGGTCCTTGACCTTCAGTCGCCCGCTCGTGGTCTGGGTCCAGTGGGTCTCGCCAGAGCGCACGACGTTGAAGGGCACCATCCCGGACAGCACGAGCGGCCGCGAGGCCCGGCTGGGGAAGGCGGACGCGAGCGCCTCGTCGATCTGCGAGGCGTTGCGCAGGCCGTTCTGGAAGGAGACGACGACGGAGTCGTGCCGCAGGAAGGGCGAGATCTGGCGCACGGCCGTCGCCGTGCCGAGCGTCTTGGTCGTCAGCAGCACGTAGTCGGCGCCCTCCACCGCGCTGGCCTCGGTCGCCAGGGTCAGTCCCTCGGGGGGCACGGTGCGGGTGTGGCCGCGCAGGTCGGTGACGGTGAGCCCCTCACGCTGCACGGCGTCGACCAGCGATGGCCGGCCGACGAGGGTGACGTCAGCGGCGGCAGCCAACCAGCCGCCGAGGTGGCAGCCGACGCTGCCCGCACCCATGATGGCCACCCTCGTGCGATCCACTCTCGTCACCCCTCGTGCCCGTTGGTCCGGACCGGTTGCGGTCAGGTGGCGCCAGCCTATGGGATGACGAAGGAGGGCCCGGCCGACTGGCCGGACCCTCCCTTCGCTCCCGAGGGTCAGCCCGCCGGGACCAGCTCCTCCGCGTCGGTGGCGGAGGTGTGCTTGGTGAGCGCCTCGCCCTCGACGTCGACATTGGGCAGGACCTTGTCGAGCCAGCGGGGCATCGCCCAGGCCCGGTCGCCGAGGAGGTACATCAGCGCGGGGATGAGCACCATCCGCACGACGAAGGCGTCGAGCAGGACGGCCGCGGCCAGCGCGAAGCCCATCGACTTGATCAGGTTGTCCGGCTGCAGCATGAAGGCGGAGAAGACCGAGATCATGATGGCCGCGGCCGCGGTGACCACGCGGGCGCCGTGGCGGAACCCGTCGACGACGGCCTCACGGGCGCTGTCGCCGTGGATGTAGGCCTCGCGCATCCGGGTCACGAGGAAGACCTGGTAGTCCATCGCGAGGCCGAAGACGATCCCGATCATGAGGATCGGCAGGAAGCTGACGAGCGGTGCACCGTCGACGAGACCGAAGGCGCCCTGCTGGAAGATCGCGACCGTCGCGCCGATGGTGGCCATCGTCGACAGCACGAAGCCGAGCGTCGCGGTGAGCGGCACGAGGATCGAGCGGAAGACGAGCATGAGCAGCACGAAGGCGAGCCCGACGACCACCGCGAGGTAGGGGATGAGCGCGTCCTGCAGCTTTTCCGACACGTCGGTCTGGATCGCGGTCAGGCCGGTGACGCCGATGGTCGTGCTCGACGCCTTCTCCTGCGCGGGGATGCCGTCGCGGATCGTGTGCAGCAGCTCCTCGGTGGCCGCGTCGCTCGCGCCGGTGGTGGGGGTGACCATCAGCTGGGCGCCGGTGCCCTCCTTGTTCATCCCCACGACCTGGGCGTTGGCGACGCCGTCGAGCCCGCCGAGCCAGGTGGTGACCTCGCCGTAGGCAGCCGGGGCCTGCCGCGGGTCCGTGATCTCGCGACCGTCGACGACGACGATCATCCGGGCCTCCTGACCGGGGCCGAAGCCGTCGGTGATGAGGTCGGCGGCCTTGCGCTGCGAGGTCTGCGCCGAGGCGGTGGAGTCGGTGGGCAGGGCGAGGTGGAGGTCCTTGGCCGGGATGGCCAGGGCGCCCAGGGCGATGACGGCGACGAGCGCGGCGACCACCGGGTGGGAGCCGATCGCGCGGGCCCAGCGGGTGCCGCCGTTGTCGATGTGCTGACCCTCGTCGACGGAGCGGTCCTTGCGGATCTGCCCCGCGAAGGCCCGCGTGCCGAGCGCCCCGAGGATCGCGGGGAGCAGGGTGAGGGCGACGAGGACGGCGACGAGGACGGTGCCGGCAGCGGCCAGACCCATCGCGGTGAGGAAGGGGATCTTGACGACGGCCAGCGCGACGAGCGCGATGATCACGGTCAGCCCGGCGAAGACGACGGCGGACCCGGCGCGACCGACGGCCAGGCCGATCGCGTGACCCCGGTCGGAGGTCGTGCGCAGCTCGGTGCGGTACCGCGACAGGATGAAGAGGGCGTAGTCGATCCCGACGGCCAGGCCGAGCATCGAGGCGAGGATCGGGGTGGTCGTGCCGAGGTCGAAGAAGGCCGTCGACGCGGTGATGCCCGTGATCCCGATGCCCACGCCGACGAGCGCGGTGAGGATCGGCAGGCCGGCCGCGACGAGCGAGCCGAAGGTCAGGACGAGGACGAGCAGCGCGATGGCGACACCGATGAGCTCGCTCGTCATCCCCATCTCGGGCATGCCCTGCATGCCGCTGCCGGAGACCTCGACGGTCAGGCCGGAGTCGCGGGCGTCGTCGACTGCCGTGATGACGGCGTCACGGGTGGGCTGCTCGACATCGGTGATGGTGGGGACGTCGAAGGTCCACTGGATCAGTCCGGTGCGTCCGTCTGCGGTGAGCGGGGAGACCGCGGCCGCGTTGGCCCTGGCGACGGCGGCGGGCTGGCCGTTCTTCGTGGCGTTGTCGAGATAGGTCTTCTCCACCCCCTTCGCGGCGTCGACGGGGTGGACCAGCTGGGCCGGGTCGCCGACCTGCGGGACCTTGCGCAGGCTCGCCAGCAGGTCGTTGACGGCCGCGGTGTTGTCCGGGTCAGCGAGCTCTTCGCCCGTCGGTGCCTGGACGACGACCGTGGCGGTGGCCTGGTCGAAGGCGTCCTGGGTGCCGGGGAAGAGCTCCTGCTGCAGGTTCTGGGCCTGCTCGGACTCGATGCCGGGGATGGAGAACTTGTCGCTGAGCGGCTTGGAGAGGGTGCCGGCGGCGGCACCGACCCCGATGAGGACGATCAGCCAGCCGACGAGGAAGGCGGGCCAGCGCCGGTGCGCGAGCCGGCCGAGCCGGTAGAGGGCGTGAGCCATGTCAGGTGCCTTTCGAGGCGTCGTGGGTGGTGGTCGGCCACGTCGTCGGGACCGGTGATGCAGGAGCGAAGGGGGTCACGCCCGGGCGGTGAGGATCTCCCGGGCGAGGGTCAGATTGGCCTGGATGCGTTGCCGCAGAGGGCCGCTGGCGGGGTCGGTGATGATCTCCTCGACCGAGCGCTGGACGATGCCGGCGACGAGGTTCAGCGCCATCCGAGCCCGCGTGGGGTCCACGCCGTCGCGGGTCGACAGGTGGGTGACGATCTCCTCGGCGAGCTCGTCGACGTGGGTCTTGACCCGGATGACGAGCTCGGGGTTGCGCTCGATGACGTGGTGCAGCTGCTGCCAGTCGTCGAGGTTGCCCTCGTCGGCGCGCAGGCACTGCAGCGTCGTGATGAGCAGGTCCTCGAAGAGGTCGCCGGTCGGCCCGCCGCTGCGCAGGGTCTCGGCCTGCTCGTCGGTGAGGACCGGGAGTACGCCGAGGACGGCCTCCTCCTTGGACGTGACGTGGTTGAAGAGGGTACGGCGCGAGACGCCGACGGCCGAGGCGAGGTCCTCGACGGTGAAGCCGGAGTACCCGCAGCTGATCGACAGCCGCTGGGCGGCCGCGACGATCGCCTGACGGCGGCTGCCCCCTGCCCGCGGTGCGGCAGAGGGGGTCGTTGCACTATTGGTCACGAAGTGCAGTTTTGCACTATTTCGGTGTCAGTGCAAAGCGCATCTCCTTAAGGGGCTCTTCACAACTGAGGGTGTAGTTGGGGTCTGAAGCCGCCGGATTCTAGGAGGGATCTGGCGATGTAGTGGGTCAGGTTGCGAAAGCCCAGGGCCAGGCCGCGTAGGTGTTCCAGGCGTCCGTTGATGGCTTCGGTGGGTCCGTTGGATGAGCCGGGGTGGTCGAAGTAGGCCAGGACGTCCTCAGCGCGGTGGTGCAGGGTCTTGCCGAGCTTGCGTAGTTCGATCTGTTCGGGGGGCTGGGAGTTGAGGTGATCGATCAGATCGGCCATCCTCTGGCGTCCTCGAGCAGGCTTCTCGTCGCGGTAGGCGTTGATCATCTCTTGGTAGGCGCGCCAGGCCTGCGCGAGCTGGGCGTGGGCGGGATCGGCCAGCACGGGCGTGATGCGTTCGCTCTGGCGCTGGGTGCGCAACTGGTCGCCGACGAACAGTGCCCTGCGCACGCGGTACAACGGGTCGCCCTTGCGGCTGCGGCGCCCACACGTCTCTCGTTGCACCCGCTGTCGGCACCGGTTCATCGCCTCACCGGCCTGGGCGACGACGTGGAAGGGGTCCATGACCGTGACCGCGGTGGGGACCATTTTCGTGGCGGCAGCCTTGAATCCTGTGAACCCGTCCATCGCGACGACCTCGATGCCCTCACGCCAGGCTTGGGGCCGTTGGGCCAGCCACGCAGCGAAGACCTCCCCGGAACGCCCTTCGACCATGTCCAGCAACCGGGCCGTGCCGCCGTCCTGACGAGTAGGGGTCAGGTCGATGATCACGGTGACGTACTTGTCCCCGCGGTGGGTGTGGCGCCACACATGCTCATCGACACCCAGGACCTTCACCCCCTCGAAGCGGGCCGGGTCATCGATCAGCACCCGTCGCCCTTCGGCCAGGACCGCGTCGTTGGCGGTGTTCCACGCCACGCCCAAGCCCTCGGCGACCCGGGACATCGACAGGTGCTGGCACACGATCGCGCTCAACGCCCACGCCAGCCCCCCACGAGAGAGCTTGGCTCGAGGCTCAGCCGCCCGGGAGGTGTCCTGACGCCACACATGACCACAGTCGGTGCACGTGTAGCGGCGCACCCGCACCCGAAGGGTCGTGGGGCGCTGACCGAAGGGGGCATGCGCCAAGGAGCGCACCACGCTGCCGCGTGGCCGGCCCTGACAGCCACAGCGGTGGCACCAGTCATCCGGCTCGACCACCCGGCAGGCCAGCACCGCCTGCCCGGCCTCGAGGCACTGGCCAGTGACCTCCAGTCCGAGCTGGTCCAAGCGGGCGAACGTGGTCAGATCCGGGGCAGTGAAGGTAGCGTCAGACATGTCGAGGTCTTCCTGATGGGTTGTGTGAGAACTTCCATCATGTGAAGGCCTCGACGCCTACCCCGCCACCGCCACGCCGCCCGGGGCCACAAACCCAGTTACACCCTCATCTGTGAAGAGCCCCTTAAGGTCGTGCGCACCCGGGCCGCATCTCCTTAAGGTCGTACGCACCCCAGCCGCATCTCCTTAAGGTCGTACGCACCCCAGCCGCATCTCCTTAAGGTCGTGCGGATTCTGGGGCGACGAAGGGGGCCGGCCCTCCGCTCTCGCGATGGCCGGCCCCCTTCGGGGCGTTGCGTATGGCTCAGGCGTTGACCGGCGCCAGGCGACCGACGAGCGAGCGAAGGGCGGTGTCCGCCTCCTCGTCGACCAGCCGGCCCTCGGCGAAGGCCTCGAAGGACGAGCCGACACCGAAGGTGTCCTCGACGACGGCAGCGCCGGCGATCTTGAGGCTGCGCACGGCGTCCTGGCGGGCCCACTCGGCGGCGTGCGGCGAGCCGGAGGCGGCCATGACGACGGCCGGGGTGCCCGTGATCGATGCGACGCCGTAGGGGCGGGAGGCCCAGTCGATGGTGTTCTTGACGACGCTGGACAGCGTGCCGTTGTACTCGGGGGTGACGACGATCAGGCCGTCGGCGGCGGCGACGGCGGCGCGCAGCTCGGCGGCGACCTCGGGCAGCTGGCCCTCGAGGTCGAGGTCCTCGGAGTAGTGGGGCAGCTCCGCGCCGCGGTCGAAGACGGTCGCCGTGCAGCCCTCGGGCAGGTGGGCGACGGCCGCGTCGGCGAGCGCGCGGTTGGTGGAGCCTGCGCGCAGGCTGCCGAGGAGGACGAGGACGTTCATGTGGGGACTCCAGACGAGGTTTTGGTCAAGTGCTTGACCATGGTGCGCGCCTGAAATCGTCAAAGTCAAGTCCTTGACCAATGGCTTACGATGAGAGGCATGACCACGCCCCTGCCTCCGCGCGTCGATGCCTGCACCGGCGCCGACGGGCGACCGCCGCTGGTCAACCTGCTGGCCCGGGCACAGGCGAGCTTCATCGCCGACTTCGAGGCGCGACTGCGCGCCTCCGAGATCGACGGGCTCTCCCTGGCGCACTCCACCAATGTGCTGCGCCACCTGTCCGAGGGCCCCCGCCGCGCGCGCGACATCGTCGACCGCTGCGGCGTGACCAAGCAGGCCGTGAGCCAGCAGATCGCGCACCTGGAGCGCAACGGATTCGTCGTCGTCGGCCGCGACGAGGGGGACCAGCGCGCCCGCATCATCAGCCTCACGGCGAAGGGGGAGTGCGCCCAGGTCGTCGTCCATCGCCTCTTCGAGCAGGTCGAGCACGACTGGGCCGAGCGCATCGGCGCCGAGCCGGTCGCCGCCCTGCGTCAGGCGCTCACCGAGCTCCTCGGCGAGGGCACTGCCTGCTGATCGCGGCCGGGCGCCGGCGCCGGGGTCGCCCTCAGGCGCTCTGCAGGGTCCCGCTCGTCCGGCCGTGCTTCTTGCAGGTGGCGGTCCAGTCGGCTCCGGTCCGCTCCACCGCGAGGGTCCGACGGCAGGTCGTGCAGTGGAGGGGCGGCTCGACGGCGAGCTGCTGCCGGCACAGCACGTGGTTGCCCTTGTTGGCGGAGTTGCCGCAGCGGGCGCAGTAGGTCATCGCGACGACGGGCGGGATGGCACCGAGGGTGTCGGGGTCGCTCCATCCGGAGTCGCCAGCGGTGGGCAGGTCAGTCATGCGTCGATTGTCACCCATGTCACGCTCACCCTCCACGCGACCCCCGACCAACGCCCCGGGTGCTCGGGAGTGGATGCCGACTCGCGGACGAATCGCCCGCGAGTTCACCTCCACCCGGCCCCGCGGCGACCGCTGCTCTCGGCGACCTGCGACCTGCGCCGACGATCAACCACCCAGCAGGTCACCGAGCCCGCCGCCGCTGCGGCCCTGGCTCTGGTGACCACCGTCGGCCACCGACTCCGCCGGCTGGACGAGCACGTAGCCCTGGCCGCCGAAGGCCATCTGGAAGGTCTCGCCGGTGCCACCGCGCACGAGCGACTTCAGGCCGCCGGTGTCGACCTTGATGTCCATCCGCACCCCACCGGTCCACATGACGACGGCCTGGGCGTCACCGAAGGTGGGCGCGCTCGCGACGTCGAGGGCGACGGGCTCTCCCTTCGTCGTGATGGCGACATAGCCGCTGCCGCGCAGGACGACGTTGTACAGGCCGCCGGTCATCGCCGCTCCGCGTGCCTGGATCCGGTGGATGTCCCACTCGATGGACGACGAGAAGGCCAGGATGTTGTTGCCGTTGACCGAGATCATGTCGTTCTCCAGGTACATGACCTGGATCTCCTGGGCCTCGTCGGCGACGAAGAGCTCGCCCTGGCCGGAGCAGGTCATCATCTTGACGCCCTCACCGGTCGCGGCCTGCTTGAGGAACTTGCCCACCCCGCCGGAGCCCTGGTTCTCGAAGCGGACATCGCCCTGGTAGGCGACCATCGAGCCCGTCCGCGCCATGACCGGGCCGTGGCCCATCTGGATCTTGAGCAGCTTCTTGTTCTGCAGCGAGAACTGGTCGGTGGACTGCTCTTCCTTGAAGTCGGTGAAGAGGGATCCGTGGATCGGCATGTCGTGCGCCCTTCTCGTGAGGCCCCCCCCGGGCGCCAGTTGCCCCAACCCTAGAGAGCGCGCCCGGCCTCCGGCTAGGGGGACCGCTCCCCGGCGCGAAGGGGGGATCCCCCCGGTCAGCGCGCGACGACCGCCACGAGAGCGGGCGGCACGACGAGGGCGGCCGCGCAGACGACGTAGAGGACGAGCGTCTGCCACGGGGCGGGGTCGTCGGCGACGAGCAGCCGGATGCGGGTGGCCGCGGCGCCGGCGCCGGCGGAGACCCCCGGCGTCAGATCGGTCTGCGCGGCGGCCTCGGACAGCGAGACGATGGCTCGACCGAGCGCGACCTCACCGACGTCCTCCCGGGCGGCGCGGTCGGCGAGGACCTCGACGAGCAGGGCGACCTCGCGCAGCGCGGCGTCGGTGCGCAGCAGTCGTGGCGTCGCGGTGTGCAGGACGGTGAAGAACTCCAGGACGAGGTCGTGACGCTCGCGCAGGTGCGCCTCCTCGTGGGCGACGACGGCCGCCAGCTGATCGTCGGGCAGCGCGGCCAGTGCTGCCTCGGTGATGACGAGCCGCGAGCCGGCACCGGGGACGCAGTAGGCGGACAGCCGCTCCGACGGGAGCACCCGGGTGTGCGCGCCCTCGTGCCGGCCGACGAGGTCGACGAGCTGGCGGTGCTCGTCGCGGGCGGCCCGGATCCGGCGACCGACGCTGTGCCCGTTGACGAGCAGCCGCACGAGGACCCCGATGGAGGCGATCGTCGCGAGGACGAGGACGAGGGCTTCGGGCGCACTCGGCACAGGTCGGGGTCGCAGCCAGGCGAGGGGAGCCGCGGTCAGCAGGCACAGGACGGCGGACAGCGAGAGGGCCTGCCAGACGAAGAGCGCCGCCCGCGGGCTGCGGCGCAACCGCTCGATCCGCACGAGGACGTGCGGCGCGGCGAGGAGTGCTGCCGCGCAGAGCAGCAGCAGGGCGGCGATCACCCTGTCGAGTCTGCCGCACCCCGTCCACGACGACGGCGAGGACGGTCTCCCTTCGCCTCGACATCGGCCATCGCGGCCCGGACGGCGTCGAGGTCGTCGGCGCTCGCCTCGGAGAGGAAGTGCAGGATCGCGGCCTGCCGGTCCGCGCTGCTCAGGTCGTGCAGCGGGCTGCGCATGGCCTGCGCGGTGAGTGACTCGCGAGTGGACGCCGGCCGGTAGCGCCAGGCGCGGCCGTCCCGCTCGCGGGTCGTCACGCCCTTGGCCTCGAGGCGGGAGAGCACGGTCATGACGGTCGTGTAGGCGAGGTCTCGGCCGGTGAGGCGGTCGGAGACCTCGCGGACGGTGAGCCCGTGGCCGGTGTCGTCGGTCCACAGCACGTCCATGACGGCCTGCTCGAGGTCACCCAGCGATGCGCTCTTGGGCACGGCGGCTCACTCCCTTCGTCTCGATCGTCACGATGCGGTCCATGCGGTCCAGACCGACCCCGTGGTGGGTCACCATGATCACCGACCGCTCTCCGG
The genomic region above belongs to Janibacter limosus and contains:
- a CDS encoding ISL3 family transposase, with the protein product MSDATFTAPDLTTFARLDQLGLEVTGQCLEAGQAVLACRVVEPDDWCHRCGCQGRPRGSVVRSLAHAPFGQRPTTLRVRVRRYTCTDCGHVWRQDTSRAAEPRAKLSRGGLAWALSAIVCQHLSMSRVAEGLGVAWNTANDAVLAEGRRVLIDDPARFEGVKVLGVDEHVWRHTHRGDKYVTVIIDLTPTRQDGGTARLLDMVEGRSGEVFAAWLAQRPQAWREGIEVVAMDGFTGFKAAATKMVPTAVTVMDPFHVVAQAGEAMNRCRQRVQRETCGRRSRKGDPLYRVRRALFVGDQLRTQRQSERITPVLADPAHAQLAQAWRAYQEMINAYRDEKPARGRQRMADLIDHLNSQPPEQIELRKLGKTLHHRAEDVLAYFDHPGSSNGPTEAINGRLEHLRGLALGFRNLTHYIARSLLESGGFRPQLHPQL
- a CDS encoding TetR/AcrR family transcriptional regulator; the encoded protein is MTNSATTPSAAPRAGGSRRQAIVAAAQRLSISCGYSGFTVEDLASAVGVSRRTLFNHVTSKEEAVLGVLPVLTDEQAETLRSGGPTGDLFEDLLITTLQCLRADEGNLDDWQQLHHVIERNPELVIRVKTHVDELAEEIVTHLSTRDGVDPTRARMALNLVAGIVQRSVEEIITDPASGPLRQRIQANLTLAREILTARA
- a CDS encoding low molecular weight protein-tyrosine-phosphatase; the encoded protein is MTYRITVVCTGNICRSPMAEWVLRERFDAAGLGDRVVIDSAGTTAWEEGNPADDRTIAAMQRHGHIGDYSGHQARVFDKRWFDDRDLVLAADHGHHTVLRRLAGTDEAKDLVRMIRSFDPAGLKGDALAIDDPWYGDDSSFDQTYAEIIAAADGIVEHVRRHLVE
- a CDS encoding 2-dehydropantoate 2-reductase; translation: MGAGSVGCHLGGWLAAAADVTLVGRPSLVDAVQREGLTVTDLRGHTRTVPPEGLTLATEASAVEGADYVLLTTKTLGTATAVRQISPFLRHDSVVVSFQNGLRNASQIDEALASAFPSRASRPLVLSGMVPFNVVRSGETHWTQTTSGRLKVKDHPRVDPLVRAAQGGGLQLDVEPDMRAVLFGKLLLNLNNAINALTGLPLAVELRDRDCRVVLAACQEEALALARRLSITPARLTPLPAAAMPTLLRSPTPVFANLSRSALKVSPTARSSMADDLDAGRTTEIDELQGAVVHFAGDHGVPAPVCARIVELVREAEAAGADRQRWSGAQLRRAVGL
- a CDS encoding AAA family ATPase, with the protein product MSTLEELSLPRVVLVVDADGADARLAATALTSVLAATGTAVGSLRLAAGDGPAVRQAVTAVAGDHDVLVIDAACGLLDPLDERGGTLADVGTALRYKGVSTGEVLVTTGGRAAPNALALNAEALARRELPVIGVVVIRAAQAVGEATSRAGLTAAAGAPLLAVLPADLASDDPSSLESQAALGFSSDTWETMAQ
- the purB gene encoding adenylosuccinate lyase, which translates into the protein MQSLADATPQIALGALDGRYRPAVSPLIDHLSEPALNRMRVHVEVEWLIHLTTQQVVPGVRQLTETEQAELRQVVQDFGPEDIAELGATEKVTQHDVKAVEYYLKERLRKIAPAPEDAGLSELIHFCCTSEDINNLAYALMVQGAVEDVWLPRADALAEAVATMADELREVPLLAHTHGQPATPTTMGKELAVLAHRLMRQLRRIQNDEYLGKLNGATGTFGAHLAAVPEADWVEVSRTFVEGLGLTWNPLTTQIESHDWQAEIYADIARYNRVLHNLCTDLWSYISMGYFAQVRGQGTVGSSTMPHKVNPIRFENAEANLEVSNALLDVLASTLVTSRLQRDLTDSSMQRNIGTALGHSLLAIDNAGRGLAGLDAVPAAMAADLDGNWEVLGEPIQSVMRALGARGVEGMDEPYERLKELTRGRRIGQPELVEFVKGLGLPTDVEERVAAMTPATYIGVAPQLVDLLD
- a CDS encoding MMPL family transporter, with translation MAHALYRLGRLAHRRWPAFLVGWLIVLIGVGAAAGTLSKPLSDKFSIPGIESEQAQNLQQELFPGTQDAFDQATATVVVQAPTGEELADPDNTAAVNDLLASLRKVPQVGDPAQLVHPVDAAKGVEKTYLDNATKNGQPAAVARANAAAVSPLTADGRTGLIQWTFDVPTITDVEQPTRDAVITAVDDARDSGLTVEVSGSGMQGMPEMGMTSELIGVAIALLVLVLTFGSLVAAGLPILTALVGVGIGITGITASTAFFDLGTTTPILASMLGLAVGIDYALFILSRYRTELRTTSDRGHAIGLAVGRAGSAVVFAGLTVIIALVALAVVKIPFLTAMGLAAAGTVLVAVLVALTLLPAILGALGTRAFAGQIRKDRSVDEGQHIDNGGTRWARAIGSHPVVAALVAVIALGALAIPAKDLHLALPTDSTASAQTSQRKAADLITDGFGPGQEARMIVVVDGREITDPRQAPAAYGEVTTWLGGLDGVANAQVVGMNKEGTGAQLMVTPTTGASDAATEELLHTIRDGIPAQEKASSTTIGVTGLTAIQTDVSEKLQDALIPYLAVVVGLAFVLLMLVFRSILVPLTATLGFVLSTMATIGATVAIFQQGAFGLVDGAPLVSFLPILMIGIVFGLAMDYQVFLVTRMREAYIHGDSAREAVVDGFRHGARVVTAAAAIMISVFSAFMLQPDNLIKSMGFALAAAVLLDAFVVRMVLIPALMYLLGDRAWAMPRWLDKVLPNVDVEGEALTKHTSATDAEELVPAG